The sequence below is a genomic window from Carassius auratus strain Wakin chromosome 42, ASM336829v1, whole genome shotgun sequence.
AAAAGCTGGTAGAGGGGTTCCCTGGTTTTCTCGATTTCCACAGAGATGGTGATTCTGTTCTtctcttgctgtttgctgttatGCTCTCTCACCCTCTCAATCATCTTCACTTGTTCATCAGCATTACGGCCCTGACAATGCATTCATAAAACAATCAGCTCTACGTCTCTACTCATGGAATAAAGCTATTAAACACAGATCAGAAGAAATTAAATAGTGTTTCAGTGTGACTTGGAGTGTTACTATGAAGCAAGTGAAACCTATTTGGTGGACACTCTCACCTCCCAGTGGATCCACTTGTAATGGCTCAGGTCCACCTTTGAAAAATCTTCTACAGAAACATCTGGCAAGTTTCTGATGAAAGTTCAACAATCAGTAAATAATAATTGCACTTTGTGTACTTGATAGATAACTATCCATTATTTTGACATGATCTCCTGTAATCATATAATACAAACTGAATCAGTGAAAGGTCTGTATAGTGGAAAAACCCTAGATTATTGCCTTCGACTGGATGCCTGTCAGTTTGTATAGAGTAAAGCGTTTGATAACAGTCATCAGTACAGGCAGATAGTCAGCTTTGGGCTGTGTTTACAAGATAATTGTGATTATAAACCAAAGAGACTGTTTCTCAGCAAAGAGGGAAAGGTTTTGGAAGTTTTTAAACCAGGTTTTAGAGACTAGAAATATTATTCAAGGctgagatgtaaatgagtgttgttttatatattagtTTGCTACAAACAAAGCAAATGGAAGTAAATGATAATGTACATTCAGCCAGTCTTAACCACAAAAACAAACCTTAAACGGGTGATTAGGACTTTATCCGTTTCTGCCACgggataaaagaataaaaaatgtaaatgcgactttttatctttaaaattCTGATTTTTATCTTCacaattttgagaagaaaaaattgagatataaactcacagttaTGAGAAAAAATCCAGAActgcaaaatataaatgtttagttTTCTTCAGACTTTTcctgagtttacatttcacaattgtgattttttttcttctgggaaTTGTGAATTCTTACATCACAGTTctgtttttgaataaaaaataaacaagttaattgcaacttttttcacacaattgctagtttatatctcacgattccaAATCTAtatgtctatctctctctctctctctctctctctctctctctctatatatatatatagtcagaaaTGCAAGATGttaactttatatttcacaattctgatgaaaagtcagaactgtgagataaaaattcacaattaccttttttattttttagaaacaaGCTGACTGAatggctgactgtacattatgcCACTTATTACACAGCTGCTTACTATATCAATTTCTATAAAGATGCATCATTatgatgtaaaatgtataattcattTATATAGTTTAgtggttattatatatatatatatatatatatatatatatatatatatatatatatatatatatatatatatatatatatatataaaattttacacATACAATATTTGGCCATAGAATGCAGAGATTGATCTgtcagaatcaagtatttcagACAGCCGTGGAATAAGTTAGTAGGCTAGTTAATAAGCTTTGACATTGTGTGCTGTTGTGTGctgttaaaaacaataaaataaaataatcatgtaTAAAACAGACAtctaattgaaaataaattaactgaaaataacAAATCACCCCCACTCCCAAATTTCAAGCATTCAAATTAATGCATGCAAAGTCAAACTGTCATGATTTGTTAATGGCAGCTACATAAAGACTACATTATTGTCAATTACAGAAGTGCCACTCTCAGATTATGTTTGAGAATCAGAGTTGGTAATTTACCAGGTACCCAATCCATCCAATTTTGGCTGTGTTATGATTATTGTGACTTTGGGTGCTACTCTTACGTGTCTGAGAGCACGACAGTGCGAGAGCCCTTGGTGAGAGACACCACACAACAGGCACACGGGGTCTCACCCCACTGCTGCCAAGCCACACCAGATATGTCCACCCCACACCGTGCAAAATCCCCCACGATAAAACTAGTGCAACAAACAAGAGAGGAATTCCAGTGACCCATATGCACTACTGAGTGATTTGGGCAGGAAACATATAACAGGCTCCGAAATTGTGCCACACTGAACTTTGAACCATACACCTTTAATGCAACCTTTAAAGAGAAAAGCCATTACCACTTTAAGCAGTTGTTATATTTTTCGTTTTGATGTGATCTGCTGCGACAGCCGTCCTGTGAGCAAAGAGCTTCATAGTACTTACACACAAACCTGTTCATATGCAGAATTGTACGGCTTCCTGTCATCACACTGTTGATTACTACAGAAGCTGGAAAGTAGAATTCAGCATGCTCCAGAAGAAGAGAGATATCAATCTTGTACATTTGAAATTCAATCAAGAGGAACTTAGAAGCACAAATTAGCAAGGAAAAGTATGCACCATATGTAAACTAAAGTTGTGTGAGGGATAGGGAAGTGTATTTCTGCTGATATAAGTTGTAGTggtaagaaaatatgaaaatgcacGTTCCTTTTTTGATTTGATGCTCAGGACactccttattattattaatgttgaaagcagttaaGCTACGTcataattatttatatgtaaaaaatgcaCATATGACCCTGAAAATGTTGTTGTAGTAGGTAGAAAACACTTACTCAGCTACTGGTCCAGGAGCCAAAGAGCCCATAAATGCACACGGGGCCCCAAGCAGAGACAAAACTGTGCAGGTGTTTGATGCATTTCCTCCCCTCTGCCATCTCTGAGACAAACACCTACCAAACAAGCTGCACGTTATTTTGTAACACCTGTGATGCAACATTAACTACAGTGCTATAGCAAGATGCTCTGTATGATCAGAGGTTATGCGTTTGGAACGATAACGCAAAAAGTGCATCAAGAAATGAACAGTAATTATACAAGTTAATCAGAATTTCTCACCTTGTGTCCGTATCTTCTTCTGGGTATTTATCCACAACATTTATGATATCCAGACACACCAACCCAATGCTGAGTATCTTTTTGTCTCCCATAttctctctgaagaaagaaacACTGAACTATGGACTTCCGACGAAAGGTCATTACGTTACACTGTTCAGCACAGGAGCAGGAGAGTGTTTATCTTTCAGCGAATGGGAGAGAGTAAACAAAGGCGCGACGTCTGACGGCTTTTTCCGAGTGTGAACGAAAGTGTCAGCACGACAATTCCCGATTTTTATCGAGTGCAGCCGAAAGTGTGCATTCCGTTACGTcaagttctcaaaaaaaaaaaaaaaaaaaaaattggattaaaaTAATTCCTAAATATTTGAATGTACACACAATCTGATAGGCTTTCAGTTGGAagttctcaaataaaaaaaaattggattaaaaaaattCCTAAATATTTGAATGTACACACAATCTGATGGGCTTTCAGTTGGCCCACtgccagttttttatttttattttttatttttttatgtgattcgTTAGTTCTGAAGACTAGGTAAACACGCTGAAAACTTCTAAAAGTGTAGTGAGGAGGGTGGCGAAGGCAACCCTAAAGTCCTCCAGATCTATAACTACTGTAATATGTACGGGAAAAGAACAAACCACAGATAAATAACACAGTTAGGCTACTACAATATTGTGTATCTTTTGAtcacaaagcatgcaaatgcgaATCTCAAAGATGAAGAGAGAAAATGTAACATCTTTTTATATACTctatttgtaatgggttttattctacaatttatttataaatatggctatgttttcattattcttttttataatatttcattttatttacagctGAAGAACATGCCCTCTGCCTGCAGATGGCGCTCTGCTGCAATGCAAATGTCAACATTGTTAACTCTGGGAGATCACTGTTCGTGTTCTTCTCTCCTGTGAGAATGCAAAGGACTGTGAACACTTCTGCAATAGCATTTTGGAGAAAGGAGCTGATCCAAACGCAGTAGATCAGGTTTGAGATCTGTCCTCAAATTATAGTTAAGATTAATGTTCTGTTATATTTTTGACCCAACAAGTatcaaaattgtaataatagaTGATTCAAAGATctcttttacaaatatataatattacaataacttTTATAGCTCGTATAGTATATTATAGTGATATTATGAAGCCCATAttaggaaaaaacaaacaaacaacaaaaaaaaaacaccaaaatttattttgtgcagttgctaatgctaatatttatATAGCCAAAAGTATGATGAAATGTTGAttgtttgtaatgtaaatcattGAAATATTTATAACAGTGTCATAGGCTACTTAAACAAATCTGCCCTGAAggagctctttaaaaaaaaaagaaaagaaaagaaaagaaaagaaaagaaaagaaaagaaaagatctaTACCAACATCAATTACTGTGTGAAGACTGTACATCTAGAATTTCTCAGCCTGGTGTTTACCCAACAAGTGCCTGTTGATGTCAGAGATCAATTCTTTAAGATGCCACTCATGACAGTGTGTAGGTATAGAAACTACCAAGTAGCTAAATTCCTTATTTCACTAAGGTAATGCTACTAAGAAAAATGAAGATTTACACTTTTAATGTATTTGGAGGACTGTTAGGCTGTTTCTTTGACTATATAAGGCTGATGTCAATACAGCTGACCAGTTTAACTGGATGCCCCTACTGGATGCTAATACTATTTTGATTGTCagtaagatttaaataaaaatattaagatttaagaatttttttaaagaagcctattatgctcaccaaggatgaatttatttgattaaaaattcagtaataagtgtaaaataactgttttttattctaatatgttttttaaaatgtaatttattcctgtgatgcaaagctgaatttccagtatCATTACTCCGGCCTTAAGTGtaacatgacccttcagaaatcacactaatatgctgaatttttgaaaacaattgtgccacTCAATAATTTTTTCGAAACCATTATACATTTTTCCGGATTCAGGAATAGCTTTTATTTGAAGTATTTGAAACATTTGTGAATGTCTACATCTACTTGtataattgttttagtttttttcacagAACCAaattgcttggacattgctatAAATTATGGCAGTGCGAGAATCTTTGGCTTGCTCATGTCCAAATTCAACAGAAAGCTCAAAGAAAGAAAACTAGAACCAGAAAACCAGAACACAAGGGTGTTAAAAACACCCTTGTCAACAGAAGGAAAGGTGAATgggaaaaattattttctttcgaTCATGTAGGAActcaacagatagatagatagatagatagatagatagatagatagatagatagatagatagatagatacatagatagatcaTTTTGACAAAAAGACTACTCTCAAGGACTTCATACACTTTAACAAGAGCATCCCAGAGCTGAATGGGATTGAACGACTGGGGAGGAATACATTAAATTTCTTTGTGCAATAGCTGCTTTGCATTCAGAGCTGCTGTCTGTCTTTCATTTCTGACAAATTAGTCATTCCCAGAATTGTTCATTTTGtcatttgaggaaaaaaaatgataGATGGGTAAAGAAGGACCACAATATAAATCCCTTTTCCTGATAGTGGATAAAAAGAACCTTTCATAGTCAGTCAATGAGATGCACAGTGGTCACCTTAGTGTGCTGCCATTTGGGATACTGCTATACA
It includes:
- the LOC113060728 gene encoding ketohexokinase-like isoform X1, giving the protein MGDKKILSIGLVCLDIINVVDKYPEEDTDTRCLSQRWQRGGNASNTCTVLSLLGAPCAFMGSLAPGPVADFIVGDFARCGVDISGVAWQQWGETPCACCVVSLTKGSRTVVLSDTNLPDVSVEDFSKVDLSHYKWIHWEGRNADEQVKMIERVREHNSKQQEKNRITISVEIEKTREPLYQLFPLGDLVFVSKDVAQQFGFTSAAAALKGFCGRLRKGATLICAWAEKGADAMGPDGVIIHSDAFPPEKLLDTLGAGDTFIASVIYTLSNGGSLQDALTFGCQIAGKKCGVHGYDGILL
- the LOC113060728 gene encoding ketohexokinase-like isoform X2, whose amino-acid sequence is MGDKKILSIGLVCLDIINVVDKYPEEDTDTRCLSQRWQRGGNASNTCTVLSLLGAPCAFMGSLAPGPVAENLPDVSVEDFSKVDLSHYKWIHWEGRNADEQVKMIERVREHNSKQQEKNRITISVEIEKTREPLYQLFPLGDLVFVSKDVAQQFGFTSAAAALKGFCGRLRKGATLICAWAEKGADAMGPDGVIIHSDAFPPEKLLDTLGAGDTFIASVIYTLSNGGSLQDALTFGCQIAGKKCGVHGYDGILL